The following are encoded in a window of Paenibacillaceae bacterium GAS479 genomic DNA:
- a CDS encoding spore germination protein yields the protein MLQAIHERFANSSDIKTHRMTNSKFSAEIAYIATLVDESKVGELVLIPFAKEEVPFNDLLGSNPNFSKLDDTARWTDMMLRGFVLIKLETTIYTMDAARVIRNATPLTSVESTIEGPQIALSEDLMDSINIIRSRYASPDLEGEEFTVGSLSKTRVVLLYDHTRVDPAVLDITRLKLRSIQTDVLSASGELSKFMNDNRKRLFPVEMITERVDRLTKGLSKGKIIVMMQGSMFAILLPITFTELMTATEDRYESFWTSALLLSLRFIALLMTTTLPALYIAVISYNPELFRVQLAFSIAGSRASVPYPSFIEVFIMLFMIEMLVEASVRLPKYIGSTATTVGGLILGQAAQQAGLVSSIMIIVTSVMAISNFVIPVYSLSLSVRFLKYPLIVIAIFFGLPGVACGVFALLTYLCSQRSFGKPYFRLILPTDWKDTDVGEVKSK from the coding sequence ATGCTTCAGGCTATTCACGAGCGTTTCGCCAATTCATCGGATATCAAAACCCATCGAATGACCAACAGCAAATTTTCTGCCGAGATAGCCTACATCGCGACGCTCGTAGACGAAAGTAAAGTCGGCGAGCTCGTGCTCATCCCCTTTGCCAAGGAAGAGGTTCCATTCAACGATTTGCTCGGTTCCAATCCGAACTTCTCGAAACTCGATGACACTGCCAGATGGACGGATATGATGCTGCGCGGCTTCGTGCTGATCAAGCTTGAAACAACCATTTACACCATGGATGCCGCGCGTGTCATCCGCAATGCAACTCCTCTGACCAGCGTGGAGAGCACGATTGAGGGACCACAGATCGCGCTCAGCGAGGATCTGATGGATTCCATCAATATCATCCGCAGTCGCTACGCAAGTCCGGACTTAGAGGGTGAAGAGTTTACAGTCGGCTCCTTATCCAAAACCAGAGTTGTACTTCTCTATGATCACACCCGCGTAGATCCCGCAGTGCTGGACATTACGCGCCTCAAGCTTCGCAGCATTCAAACCGATGTGCTAAGCGCATCGGGTGAGCTCTCCAAGTTCATGAACGACAACCGCAAGCGGCTGTTCCCGGTTGAGATGATAACAGAACGGGTTGATCGGCTAACTAAAGGACTGTCCAAAGGAAAAATTATCGTCATGATGCAGGGCAGCATGTTTGCTATTCTGCTCCCGATTACTTTTACCGAGCTGATGACAGCAACCGAAGACCGATATGAGTCGTTTTGGACCTCTGCACTGCTTTTGTCGCTTCGCTTTATCGCGTTGCTGATGACGACGACGCTGCCTGCCCTGTACATTGCGGTCATCTCCTACAACCCGGAGCTGTTTCGCGTGCAGCTGGCCTTTTCCATCGCCGGCAGCCGGGCGTCCGTGCCTTATCCATCCTTCATTGAAGTGTTCATCATGCTGTTCATGATCGAAATGCTCGTGGAGGCCAGCGTCCGCCTGCCCAAATATATCGGCTCTACCGCAACTACCGTCGGCGGTCTCATTCTCGGCCAGGCCGCTCAGCAGGCGGGACTTGTCAGCAGCATTATGATTATCGTCACTTCCGTAATGGCCATTTCCAACTTTGTTATTCCCGTCTATTCCTTGTCGCTTTCCGTCCGCTTTCTTAAATACCCGCTTATCGTAATCGCAATCTTTTTTGGCCTTCCCGGTGTAGCCTGCGGTGTGTTTGCTCTGCTTACCTATCTGTGCAGCCAGCGCAGCTTCGGCAAACCGTACTTTAGACTGATCCTACCTACGGACTGGAAGGATACTGATGTCGGCGAGGTGAAGTCGAAATGA
- a CDS encoding Methyltransferase domain-containing protein gives MSEWYERSFGEDYLIVYRHRDWDQAKREVALMAAGLDLRPGARIADIGCGMGRHSLALSKLGYSVVGMDLSEALLEEARNQEDSESVTWVHGDMRRIPFGDEEFDAVVNLFTSFGYFEKDEEHVQVLREMRRILKPGGRFLIDFLNPEQVKATLVPESQRIDEDSGTEIIEKRKIEQGRVVKRIRLSNLDGGDRREYTESVSLLDEDWFRAALKEAGLELGFVCGGYGREPYDRASSKRLILTGRRP, from the coding sequence TTGTCAGAATGGTATGAACGCAGTTTTGGTGAAGATTATTTGATCGTGTACCGACATCGTGACTGGGATCAGGCGAAGCGGGAGGTTGCCCTTATGGCAGCTGGTCTGGATCTTAGGCCGGGGGCGCGGATTGCTGATATTGGCTGCGGCATGGGCCGTCATTCCTTGGCGCTCAGTAAGCTCGGGTACAGCGTCGTTGGCATGGATCTGTCCGAAGCTCTGCTAGAGGAGGCTCGTAATCAGGAGGACAGCGAATCGGTAACGTGGGTACACGGCGATATGCGCCGGATTCCTTTTGGAGACGAGGAGTTTGACGCTGTGGTGAATCTGTTCACTTCCTTTGGCTATTTTGAAAAGGACGAAGAGCATGTTCAGGTGCTGCGCGAAATGAGGCGTATTCTCAAGCCGGGAGGACGGTTCCTGATTGATTTCTTGAATCCGGAGCAGGTAAAAGCGACGCTCGTACCGGAATCGCAGAGAATCGATGAGGATAGCGGTACAGAAATCATAGAGAAAAGAAAGATCGAGCAGGGCAGAGTCGTCAAAAGGATCCGACTTTCGAATTTGGATGGCGGGGATAGACGGGAATATACCGAAAGTGTCTCTCTGCTGGATGAGGACTGGTTCCGTGCTGCGCTTAAAGAAGCGGGGTTGGAGCTAGGTTTTGTATGCGGAGGTTATGGTCGGGAGCCTTATGATCGGGCGTCCTCGAAGCGACTGATTTTGACTGGGAGGCGGCCATGA